The Leptodactylus fuscus isolate aLepFus1 chromosome 1, aLepFus1.hap2, whole genome shotgun sequence nucleotide sequence ATGTAGAGGAGCCTTTAACCGGAGCATAAACACGCCTTCGTGGCCATAAACCAATGACGTAATGCacagataatcatctttttatgcatATGTAAATCAGCCCCAAGTGCACCAGGGATGGGCCAATTTGCCAGCAAATAATCTAACATTTTCCTGTTCTCTGGAATTGCTGTCCCTTTACCTTTATCATGACTGTCAAAGGTAAATCTGGCAGATTGGACCCACCCtcagtgcacttgcagactgatttgTCCTTGCATAGAAATATCATATCTCTGCTTTGTGTCATTGGCTTGTGGTTAAAAAGATATGTTTCTGCTCTAATTTAAGGCCCCTACACAACACTATTTCTGGTTTGAGAGACATTTTGGGCCTGCAGTGCTGAATATTTTCTTTACATATTTTTATAGCAGTTATAGCTTTTAAAATTGCTGCATAGAATTTTTCCCTAAAATAAATGTAGGAGTGCTATGCACACTGtttatcagggctgtggagtcagtaggctaGACAGCTCACTTTTTTCCCCTCATCCATAATTTGACTCCGCCATtgaaaggcttggttcacatatgcgttcaggtttctgtttggggagcaccttaaggtaaccgctttttatgtgtataggtttctgttcaggggtctccaagcagactccccaaacggaaatccgagcatagatgtgaactgggcctcaaaagcaaaaaaaaatgtataattcatTAAGAAGTCAGTGGTAGAATTCCAGTGACAGTAAAGATATGTATatatgcatctaattaattatacaatgttATAAATaggataatataataaaaaataataaataatttattaGGAAGccggagttggtaacttttttctgacCCCATTCAAAATGGGTCCAGACTAACTATACATgctctgctatatatatatatatatatatatatatatatatatatatatatatatatatatatatatatatatacacattgaacTAAATAATAACACAGTATGCAGTTAGTATCTAAGCTTCCACTATTGCAGCTTGGTGGTTGCAGCCAGCAAGAATGCTGTCTATAAGAGTTCATTCACATGGGATATATACACAGTTTCTGCTTCAACATTAGCAGCAAAGTTGATAAGATTTGAACAAAATATCGTCCATACACCATACTATACATTAGATCTGTCATTGAAAATCTGGTTTGGATAATGTGGTGATTTTCTTAAAGAAGTGGTCACTATATTTCAAATGGAAATTTTTATTGAATTGTATACTACAACACTTGTCTGTTGCAAAGAACAGCACTCAGGTATTTCCAGCACTCCCACTGAAgtgggcaggagaagagacgcaTCCCATCCAGCAGGGGCACACTTACATTCAGCCTGGCTACATTCACAACGTAGCCCTTCCTTGAGATCacctatttatcctctatccttggGAGAGAGTATAAAAATGCTTTGAGGCGTAGCACTTTAAGACGAGCTgaagccaaaaaacactgtggaaaagacaATGGCAGAAATGCATagcattttttcccgcagtgtttttcagagaaagtccacagagatttccttggcggactttttgcttctattacacctatacagaaaacaccagaatTTCcgtaactataattgacatgctgtgatttgcaaaaacacttgtgtctttgaaattgcagcatttctgcagtggatttttttctacaatgtgtgggtgGTATTAGCCATCCACTTTGACAGGTACTGTAATAGactgcattttcacaatgggGGGTCCCACCCTAAGTCACAAAAAGAAATTATATGGGCCATTGCCAGTCTTTCCTATGGTGGAGCTGCCATCAAGATAAGACCAAGTCCAGCGACACTGAAATTACAATATTCTTCAGTGCTACAACACCGGGTATCGTGTAATATAGTTTTCACAAGATGTTTACTCACTAGAGAAGATAAAGGAATAAGATGTGTTGCAGAGTTGTCTATTGGCGCATCAGCTACTTACCATCCAATCTAAGATATATGCTGATATTGTCTCAGTCTCTAAATTTCCATGATTCTGCATTAATCAAAGAGAAAACATAGTACATAATAAAGTGAGATTTTTATTCTATCTACTCACAAAACTGAGATATTGTAGCACTTCTCAATTGAAAAACATGGAAAACAAGATCTGTATGCCTTCTAGAGGCTTCTAACATGGCATCATGTATGCTCAGTATTGTATAGTCtgcatcatgtcttctctttggTTTAGGGCAGATGCCTAGAAATTAGTCCTTAAAGAGATTGGAACAGAATGAGCATATACCTGAGAGAGTATAAGCGACTGGTGGCACCAACAGGCAAAAAAGCTACGTTTTTACAAAAGTGATAGCAACTTTTTTGACTGCATTACTATTATTAGAATTGTCAGTATGCTCCAATAGGGCTGGGACCTGATGGCTTAACCATTTTGAAAGCAGGCTTTGTATGTCATTGAATAGTTTTTTGCAATATCTTCAATCAGCGATGGTTGATGTCAcactgtttttgtcagtatgtgtTGTGTTTGTTTCATATCGCCTAATGAGGGCGAGAACAGCTTCGCCCAAACGTTCTCGTGTCCTGGCATAGTGTCACCAAATGTCAAGGGATATTGTGAGCCTGTTCATCTGGGGGCATCAATATAATATTCAGTCTATCTGTATTCTCATATTTCTCTTATTTTAATAGGTACTTGTTCATTTTATGGAAATTTAATTCtaattaatattttatattagtAAGACTTCATTCTGTAACAAATAATCTTGTCTGATGCTTTGTATGTATCTTGTGTTTCCTAATCTGGAGTGGTCTATATAAAGATGTCTATATACCTTTTGTAGAGGTGTATGTGTCCAATACAAGCAGCATTAGTGGCATGACAGGTGGCATTAGTAGATATATAGTTATAAACCTTTTCTATCATTCACATTGCCTGAAGTATTGTTTTGCCTTAGAGAGTTTCAGGATAACAAAACAGTACTAACTACAGaataagtattttttattttaaattcatATCCATCTAAATATTAATCTTTTTAACCTTTGGTGAACCATTATATGTAACGCAAACTTTGCTCTTCTTTTGGTCTGGGTTTtgatttttttatgcagtttgtCTTTGCTACATTTTGCTTTCTGTCTGAAAATTATTGTCAGTGTCCGTTTAAGGCCctaggcctcacgttgcagaaatacagggtttttttgttgcagaatttgttgcgttttttttgagccaaagccaagaatggctacaaaaggactgggaaatatttaggaagttcttctaccttctgctcaatctactcacaaaaaaagctgcgtttccgcaacgtggggcttcaacctAAGCATAAGTTTTATtgactggaaacccctttaagaaaaaacacTCTGTATGCCTTCTTTTATAAGAGATCAGGTTACAGTATGGGCCCTTAAATTTCTATTGGTGGCTTATTACAGATCGATATAACATAGATCTATAATGTAGTCCTTAAAATCTATATTTAGTGTGTCTTAGCATGAAGAATGAGAATCAGCAAATGTAGCtgtaaaaaaaacacctttattattcttttatgtggttaaaaaaaaatctaaggtgAAGTTTAATCACTATAATGCTTTATAATGTCTCTATCTATTGGTGCCATCTCTACACGGAAGCTTTGGCATGTCACTAGACCATCTTATATACAGTGGGAAGCTGTCTATGTTGTAGTGAAGTGTTGGTTTCTGGCCAAAATCAACAGCTGAGGGAGGCGCCGAAGCATATGTAAATATGCAGACAGGACCCGTGTGAGAAAGAGTGTCCAGCCGGATCTGATACAGAAACATGGACTGCAAACATAACATCCTGCCGCCTCCCAACTGAGCTTCTATAGCACACCCACTGCGTGTCACCCTGACATCATGCCACAAAAGAAAAATGAGTCTACCTCAATGAATGTTCCTGCTATGAAGAAGAAGCATACCAAGGTCGCCGGAGCTAGAGTAATCCTTAGAATGTGACTGGCCATTGATAAAGTGGGAATTCAGAAGCGGGTGCATGGCATAATATGTCCAAACACTGTCATATATTAATAGCAGCGCTATCATTCTATGTGATTTTATAAGTGCTTTTGATGCAGGTGGCACTGCCAGTACAatgccatttaaagggagtctatcacctcctccaAGTATATTCACCTGCCTCCACGGTGTTATAGAGAACATTACATTGATAAACTCCATACTTGTGTCATATCTGTCACTTTTGTACTTCAACTTTGAAGTctcatgcaaatgaggcagttggtgcactggaggcggcccTTTAGTTCCTGAAGCAATGCTCATAGGTGATACCATAGCAGTGGGAAGATCACAATGTGGCACAGACAGGAGATAGAGGTCTGAGGGGCAAGAGCAATGCTTCAGGGAGCTGAAGGGCCAAGACATacattgtttatcactgtattgtACTCTTTAACACACTGGAGATAGTTGAATATGCTTTGGGGAGGTGGTGGACACCATTTAAGTATGTGCCTTGTACGATAAGATGGAACTAGtgctgagcgagtagtattcgatcaaatacctcgccagcataggaatgcgtgtaatcggccgaacaccaaggggttaaacgcttcgaatatttgatgcttttaaccccttggtgttcggccgattacacgcattcctatgccggcgaggtattcgatcgaatactactcgctcaacgctAGATGGAACCTGTGAGCGCTGTGCAGACTTTTTATTCGTATAATGGAAGCAGTtgattaacatttttattttttgcattaccAACATTTATTTGTAGAGTAATAGCTACTTTCTTTCTCTTACAGTCTCTCATTGTGTAGTTGGTCCATGGGGGCCATGGAGTGAATGCAGCTCTCTTTGTGGAATTGGGAGCAAAGAGCGGTTGCGGCAAGTAAGAGTTCCTCCTGGGAGTGGAGGAAACCCCTGTCCAGATCTCAGACAGCGTCGTGGCTGTTATGGAGATGACGACACCTGTCACTCCTCCAAAGGTTACAATTAACCCTTGTCTGTTGTTTTAAGTGTTAGCTTTTGGTACATTTTATGAAAGTAATTTTTCATAGAAACTCATTTCTTTTACTTGTCACAGAAGTGGCCCGGATATTACCAGGCTCTTTTAAAAGGGATTCCAGAGACCCTTGGAGAAGGACCCACACCCCCGTTTCTTTAAGGACCCCAAGGTAAAgagaatatattaatataatatgccTCCTGTACTTGCAAATATCTTGACTTATACAACTTTGAGAAGCAGAAGGGCATTAGTTTTGGGATGTGAAGACGTGATGAGagtgaacataatatacataaacATACAATGGTATTGGGCACTTACATTATATAAAGTCATTATTTTTATCTCCAATGTCTCTGAGCTCCAGTCACAAGCATACTCTGCTATTGGGATCACTTTAGAGCCCAGTGTAGTTCATACTAAAGTTACTTTACTGGgtgaaaatcataaaaaaaaacattagtaaAATGTGAGAGTTCAGGTCTTCTGTTCTGCCTTGTTACTGTGAGTCCTGTTAATGAGGTAAGCCACGGGATAGCTGAGAGTGCCCACTATGTTAGTCCTTTCATCTTTCTGCCAGGGATGACTTGTTAATAAAGGAAATTCTAACAGGCAGAAGGAAGGGTAACAGCATCTGGCAGGAAGGGAAAACCCTTCTCTCATATTTCAAATACATAAAGGAAGAGAATCTGTTGATCCAGCCATGCCGTTCACCCTAGTGCATACCCATTAACATTCATCTTGGAAATGATTAACTAAAGCTAATGCAGAATAGAGAGCGTAAGGTAGACAACTGGCTGCCAAACTAGCTAAATATGGCCAGATGCGACAAGGACGACAAAAAATAAAACCTTTTATGTGTTATTGCTTGATCATACCGTAAACCACAGATAATGACTGACTACTGGGCAATACAAAACCAACACACAACATGGCCAATAAATGTCCCataattgtgggaaaaaaaaaggaggCTAAGGTCcgatgtagcaggccacagctcagaaatgctgtggaaatgtatcatgtttttttcccgcagtgctttctaCTTCAGTTCAGGTGAATGAAGTATCTGAGCAAGTTTCCCTTCCTGTACATTCTAGAGGATGTTTTAGGTGGTCTAAGGGTGGAATCTAGGGGAATCGGCAGATTTAATCCATAGAGACATGTTGGATGATATGAAGTTCTGTAGCTCTCTCTTCCTTGTCATTTCCTAGTCAACACTATCCCAGGAACAGGTTAGGTTATAATAATGCTACAAGTAAACGTCATGTGTGCATATCATAGATGTAAGTGCATATTGGCATAGACATACTCACTATTGTAATCTGCATTGCCCAATGAGTGTGTGTTGGTATAGATATTAATACATTTGTAGCCCGTAGTTGTCGCCCATATAAACATGTATTGTTTGGGTTTCTGTGTCTTGCACGTgatatggaggagtgggagttaTATTTTGTTTATGTTTGAGTCTATATGCACATGTAAGTGGTCAGGCACTGGGTGTACTTCTTTGATAAGGGCAGACCCAGGAGAAGATGAAATGTTGgcacataatatacatacacatacagatagTTGGCCCCATTTGCTGTCTTTCCCAGTAGGTAACAGAAACGCAGCTGTGTATGGTTAAATCTCAGAATGGAGTgaaagaataaaataataaacttCCCATCGATCTCCTGTGTCTCCTAATACATAGGAAATGACTGCTTACCCATTCCATTGACCTGGAAAGCATCATCCACAGGAGTGGCAGGGGATTGGTGAGGTTGGTCAGTgtatatataaacaatatatatcTCATGTCCTCATAGTGCAGCATAGGAAACATCTGAACTCAACTTACCATTATAatgtacatatatttatttttttttataactattaacaacctctgtatagtgctatgcaATATTTTGTTGCTATGTAAGGAGTAGAAAAAAAACCTCTTATGGCTGTATGTATTTTACTTGTTTTACAAAATCTTTGCAAGTATGACAAGGTGTGACCCTTAACCACAGGTTAGAATCATGTACACACTGTACCATCTGGCTTTTCCAGGTTTACTGCACGCAGCAGGGTGGCATTGTTCTTTGTCTAATAGCTTTATTTTCAACTGCTATACGCCTCAATGTTTATCTACACCTCCGCTGCAGGCATAACACTTTCCATGCTGTACTGCCAACATATCCTGCTGCACTGTCCAGAGAAAAGAAAAATGTGCTCTATTAATATTAGGGAAACATCTGTTGCTCTATGTTGCCTAATAATCATCACTCTGTACTCTACAATATTACCAATCTGTATATATGCTGATAACACTGAGTatataatgtatttttattagtTGCATAAAGAGAAACAGATATTGCTTACATTCACATTTCCTGCTAATCAGTGGTATAACGATGGCAGTCGCAAGGGGCATGACTGCGACCAGGCCTAGAGGGGTACAGGGCCcttggccagctggagatggccgggcTTCAGACCACCACAATAGTGTTCAGGGAAAGCCTGATTCCCAtctgctatacatactgttaatggaaaggggcccgatGTGTCGCTGGACCCTTTTCCTCAATAGATgacagcctggggggggggggtggcgactaaaaataaatacttgaactcacctctcctggggctctgaCAATTCCCCACATCTTCTCTGGGGCTCAGGCTGGGAGAGGACCGAAGAAGATGACATAGAGAGCCAGAAGGAGCAAAGATGCCCAAagtaaggcaaggtgagtataagtgggcctctacttattatactttagggtctgaggactccccagagtataataatagcaccgaagTGGAGGACTGAACCGCACAAATATTCGTCTAATTTTGTGGGCGTCACCTGAAGCGGCTCTAGGGGTgttcttgggagcattttatactgtgcgggggccagtgtggagcatattatactatgtgggggtcactgtggagcacataatactgtgagggggccactgtggagcttattatactatgtggggccattgttgagcatattatactgtgtggggccccttcactattcacatcacacaacCATTGTTTTATAGCAAATTGTCACAGTGCTCGCAAAAGCACTACAGTACAGTCAAAAAGTTGGTCAGCAGGGGCCCCATGTTTGAACACTCACTGATCTcctagactgttaggaccctacAGATCCGTTGTTTCCCACAGgacgcagctcccagtattgtttgcaTGCCGCACACTGCACTGCTCAAAACCTTAtttttgataactgcagttgtgagtattagggtgcatgcacactacgtaacgccgggcgtgtatcagagccgtacacgccggcgttacagcagggctgccgagcacttcccattcacttcaatgggagcgctcgtaacagcggcgtttacgagcgctcccattgaagtgaatgggaagtgttcggcagccctgctgtaacgccggcgtgtacggctctcatacacgcccggcgttacgtagtgtgcatgcacccttaaaatgTAACCATCATGATCAACAATTCTCTGTAGGGAgagtccacaagactttagttataccaCTGCTGCTAATGTAAATATGGTAACTGCATAAGGATATAGAATTGTTATAACATTGGTATATTGACAAGCTCTTTATTgcctatataattttttttcttttctcagtTATTGTGTCTACTACAGACTGAAATATGTGGGACCCGCCTGCCGGTTGCAAACCTGGGGTAGATCGTTGACACGAGAACAAGTTGTATGTGTAGAGTGCCAGACGGAGGCCATGGGTCCTAGCGGGCGGTGTCAAGGGGATGGTCTTGCTGGTGCAAGGTAAGAGCTCATTGAGTAGCTGGAACTGGAGGTAGAAATATAAAGATGTCTGGACAATAACTTTACTGTAATAAGTGTTGGTCAGCTAAAGAGTCATTTAatgcataactaaactttttatTGTTGTAATATACTTGTAGAGGATGGGCCACTTTATATCTAACAGTTTGTAATGTGTAACACAAAGATAACTAATAAAAACTTACTCCTAGACATTCATTATCATTACTATATCTATACTGTCATTTTTAAAgccgccccccccaccccctgcTGAGTTGGCTTCCTGACATGCCTCTTTTGACCACCCAACGAGTGACACGAAGAGACATGTGACACATACTTGACCATGTCAGGTGCCTTTGTGCTCACCTGATTTGTCGATTACTAGTGCAGATGCGCTGAGTTGGTctgtgtgtagatagatagatagatagatagatagatagatagatagatagatagatagatagatagatagatagacatcccCACAAATATTCCGCAACAACCCCGTCACATATATATCACTCCCCTCCGACACCTCTTCAGAGCACAGTAAAAAGTAATATACTACGGGGCCTGCCGCAGCTATTGGCATCGCTGGACACCCTAGGATTCAGCCTTGTGCTGtgacagtgaagtcacagtacagggatgttaCAGTAAATCATTGGCTatcagtggttaaaaaaaaaaacaatcctaaaTAAAAATCATAGGTAAGCTGCATCCTTTTGAGCGGTGCATTTCGCTATCAATCGGTTATAGTTTTATAAAACCTAGCATAGTGTTTCTGCCATATTTTTGTACAGCTGCACTTAATCCTGACTATGTGTTAAAGTGGTAATATATCTGGCAAAGAAGTACAAAATTTTATAAAtattaacttttaataaacaTAAGTAAAATACTACCgctactcttaaagggattctaccattttaaactttttttttctagttgacacgtcagaatagacttaagaaaggctattcttctcctactagaTGCCTTTTTCGCCCCACCATTCAGTTGAAAATCCGCTTTTCGTCGGTATGCtactgagttctctcgcaacattgggggcgggccccagcactcaaacagcactgggggtgtccccaatgcagtgagagaactctccagcgccgcctccatcttcatcatcaacggcctcttcatcttcttctggcgttagggtcacacttgtacgcctgcgcattcggctctgccatcgggccgcaggcagagACAAGTGCACATGCCATTTTTTTGTGTtcacttacgcgagcatgcgcaatacactcctgtagttctatggagtacagagcgtactgcgtattctcgcgtaagcggccacaaaaaaatggccaccggcatgTGCACTCGTctctgcctgcggcccgatggcagagctgactgcgcaggagTACAAGTatgaccccagcgccggaagaagaagatgaagaggccgttgctgatgaagatggaggcagcactggagagagtcctcattggggatgcccccagtgctgcaagagaacataCTGACGAAAAACggatttttaaccgaacggcggggcgaagaagacatctaaaggtaggagaagaatagcctttcttaaggctattccgacatgtcaactagaaaaaaaagttttcaatggtagaatccctttaaaaactaaCAAAAATACAAATTAATTTTCCAGTCACCATAAGATAACAGCTCTCTTCTGAATCCACCTGGGACCCACATCAAAACACACTTTTAACAAAAATCAGATCTAAAGAATACAGTATAAGTTATCCACCTTGAAGGGGTATGGGTCTGTCCCTGGTTGACTGGTAGAGTTCCATGAAACTCCATCTGAAGTAAATACCAACATGGGAAAATTCACCCTAGTTTGGTCTAACTCTGACCTTAAACCCTCAAAATGACCCCCACTCTTACAAGGCCAATACTCAGATGAGGTTTTACCATATTAATCCATATATGCATGTTTTGTTCTATAGGGCATAATGACTCATCAGGGGACTTTGATAACAAGCTAATAGACATTCAAAATGCAGATATCCAATCACAAGGACCATATTAGCTGTTGGCCTACAGCTCTTTCATTGCTGACAGCAGTGCTGATAAAACCGTGATCTTGGTCCCAAATGTAagcttctttcatatgacaccagaagcacttGTTCTagtttttataatgtctgagaaaTGACAGTTTGAAGTAACACCCCCATAAACCTCAGCTTGCCTGAATTATACAAGAGCCAGTCCACCCATGCTCTGGTAAGCAGTGTAAAGATTTGACCTAGCGATAGAGAGACAGAAAAGAATAAAGTTGGAACAGGAAGTGAATTCCTGCACAGGATTTCATAGGAAGAAGACAGAATTCTTTCATTATGTTAATTCATGACAAAAAGCTGATGGAAAAAATCAAAAGTGGTTTGGAAGTTTAGGTACGCTCTAAATATACTCAAAATGAAGTGTACTACCCATCATACATGTCGAGATCATTATTTGTGGTGGTATGTGTGGGTGGACGTCTTTACAACTATCCATTATCTTAACCTCTTCAGCATCTCTGTTCCATTAAATTGCTGCTCATttgctgaggctaggttcacatctgtgccattgGAGACTTTGCCGCAGAAACAGCTAAAAATCGGCAGAtagaaaagttctgcatggagTACTTAtctctccgccagtttcagtataaaaactgcGGACACCAGAAGGACTCCATTATTGTCTGTGGGGTCCACGTCCACGGGTAACCGCTGTTTTTAGTGGTCTGGCTCTTTGCTGTTCTGGTTCCCCGGAAGAACTGAACGATAGAAATGTGTGACACAttagtctaaggctaggttcatacctgtgcACAAGTCTCTGAGCATGAGGTGTGAGCACTCAGTAGAGCACTCACCCCTTATTTGGAGAGTTAGCGTTGACCCTAGTAAAATGTTCACAAATCATGATGGTTTGGTTTGATTCAGGATACTCTATATTCCTAGACTATCAATCCACTCGAAATCTCGTAGAATCCATGCCATGAACTATTGGGGCCATTTTAGTTGAAAATTAATGTTATCCTTCTGATCCATGGTAGATATGCATAGTAAAGGAGAAGTGAACATGTAATGCAGCTTTACATTATTAAACTATCTTGTTCCAATTTAGGACATTCTGGACTGCTGCCTCCCTTCCAGGCTGCCAGGGATCCTGGGTTCAAGAAGACCTCAGAGAAGACTGCACATGCCAGTTCCTCTCCTACCTATTTGTGTGATGACGATGGTCACTGTTGGATGTAGGATAGCAGTTTCATACATTGCTGTCCCCACAAAGCCAAATAGTTTACCTCTCAGATACCTACCTCTTCCACCTGCCTCTTGGGGGGGACCTTGCTTCCTTTTTTAAAGATTCTACCATTTTGTAATTGTTTGTATGTTACATTTTAGAGATGATGTCTTCAAAACTCTGCCAATTTCGTTCTTAGGGGTCGTTCACATCACGTTTTGGTCATCAGTTGATCTGATCAGTTTAATGGATACAAAAAATGATACTAAAAATCATAAAAATGGTTGGAAACTGATGACTATCAGTTTACATAGTCAATATTgaataaaaatggatcagttttgtttttttgtgggatacAACAGTGTCCTACTTTTCTATCCTATAGAAAATGATTCCTTTTTATTTAACACTGACTCTATGTTAGGAtctattcagatcatgttttcTGTTTATTGAATGCGAGAAAAAAAGGGACGCAAACCGGTGGCCATCCTTTTACacaggcattagagatgagcgaatatacttgatcgaatacctccaccgcatagctcccggcgccagggaaggtggcagGGTCAGTAAAAATTTGAAGCTCCGGAACTATTTTTGCAACGGGAGCTACACGgcataggtattcgattgagcatattcactcatctctaacagaCATCAATatttaaaaccccccaaaaaacatggaTCTGTTGAAcggacacaaaagtatggtatactacGTTTTcgtgtcctttaaaaaaaaaaacaaacagctacGAATCCATTTG carries:
- the LOC142204600 gene encoding somatomedin-B and thrombospondin type-1 domain-containing protein-like, with the translated sequence MQLRSSGLWLLLCSVWVMHVPGGRCICARRGHPRCCPGRNNACTGITATGSTCYCDSYCHRSADCCEDYAGQCGGSVSHCVVGPWGPWSECSSLCGIGSKERLRQVRVPPGSGGNPCPDLRQRRGCYGDDDTCHSSKEVARILPGSFKRDSRDPWRRTHTPVSLRTPSYCVYYRLKYVGPACRLQTWGRSLTREQVVCVECQTEAMGPSGRCQGDGLAGARTFWTAASLPGCQGSWVQEDLREDCTCQFLSYLFV